A stretch of the Mycobacterium shigaense genome encodes the following:
- a CDS encoding ABC transporter permease, protein MTDAASDPGWLVTAGPRLVDATRKLGEQTAFYGRSLAATGDAVRRYPGELLRLIAEMGMGTGALAVIGGTVGIIGFLTLTTGALVAVQGYDTLSNVGVEALTGFLSAFFNVRMIAPCTAGVALAATIGAGATAQLGAMRINEEIDALEVMGIRSITYLASTRIIAGVLVVIPLYAVAVLMSFFASKFGTLYIYGQSRGVYEHYFSTFLRPTDLLWSFLAVLVMATGVMVVHTYYGFTATGGPAGVGEAVGRSVRSSMIVTAFTALMISLSVYGQSGNFNLSG, encoded by the coding sequence ATGACTGATGCGGCAAGCGATCCCGGCTGGTTGGTCACCGCAGGCCCGCGGCTGGTGGACGCCACCCGGAAGCTGGGCGAGCAGACCGCGTTCTACGGGCGGTCGCTGGCCGCCACAGGGGATGCGGTTCGCCGCTATCCGGGCGAGCTGCTGCGGCTGATCGCCGAGATGGGGATGGGCACGGGAGCGCTGGCGGTCATCGGCGGCACCGTCGGCATCATCGGCTTTTTGACCCTGACGACCGGCGCGCTCGTCGCGGTCCAGGGCTACGACACGTTGTCCAACGTCGGGGTCGAGGCGCTGACCGGATTTCTTTCGGCGTTCTTCAACGTCCGGATGATCGCGCCCTGCACGGCAGGGGTGGCACTGGCCGCCACGATCGGTGCGGGCGCGACAGCGCAATTGGGCGCCATGCGCATCAACGAGGAGATAGATGCGCTCGAGGTCATGGGAATCCGGTCGATCACCTACCTCGCGTCGACCCGGATCATCGCCGGCGTTCTGGTCGTCATCCCGCTTTATGCCGTCGCCGTGCTGATGTCGTTTTTCGCGTCGAAGTTCGGCACGTTGTACATCTACGGCCAGTCCCGCGGGGTGTACGAACACTACTTCTCCACTTTTTTGCGTCCCACGGATTTGTTGTGGTCGTTTTTGGCGGTGCTGGTGATGGCGACGGGCGTGATGGTGGTGCACACCTACTACGGCTTCACCGCGACAGGTGGCCCGGCGGGTGTGGGCGAAGCAGTCGGACGCTCGGTGCGGTCATCGATGATCGTCACGGCCTTCACGGCCCTGATGATTTCGCTGTCCGTCTACGGGCAGTCCGGCAACTTCAACCTGTCGGGTTGA
- a CDS encoding MlaE family ABC transporter permease — protein sequence MNGTAIAKPMNALGEFFLLSVEALIATVRGPWAWREVLEQIWFVARVSIFPTIMLSIPYTVLIVFVLNILLVEIGAGDLSGAGAALASVTQVGPVVTAMAVAGAGSTAMCADLGARTIREEIDAMKVIGVNPIQALVVPRIIAATFVALLLYSVVAVTGLVGSYIFVVFVQHVTPGAFIAGMTLLTGLPQVVISLIKATLFGLSAGLIACYKGLSVGGGPTGVGNAVNETVVFSFMALFFINIVITALGVKVTAK from the coding sequence ATGAACGGCACCGCCATCGCAAAGCCCATGAATGCGCTGGGCGAGTTCTTTCTGCTTAGCGTCGAAGCCTTGATCGCCACGGTGCGGGGGCCGTGGGCGTGGCGCGAGGTGCTCGAGCAGATCTGGTTTGTTGCACGGGTCTCTATCTTCCCGACGATCATGCTGTCGATTCCCTACACCGTGCTGATCGTGTTCGTGCTCAACATCTTGCTGGTCGAGATCGGGGCCGGCGATCTCTCCGGTGCCGGTGCGGCACTGGCCTCGGTGACTCAAGTGGGACCCGTCGTCACGGCGATGGCGGTAGCCGGCGCCGGTTCGACCGCCATGTGCGCCGACCTGGGCGCCCGCACCATCCGCGAGGAAATCGACGCGATGAAGGTGATCGGCGTCAATCCGATTCAGGCCCTTGTGGTTCCGCGCATCATCGCCGCCACCTTCGTCGCGTTGCTGCTTTACTCGGTGGTCGCGGTGACCGGGCTGGTCGGCAGCTACATCTTCGTGGTCTTCGTCCAGCACGTCACACCCGGCGCCTTCATCGCCGGGATGACGCTGCTCACCGGGCTGCCCCAGGTCGTCATCTCACTCATCAAGGCAACGCTGTTCGGGCTGTCCGCCGGCCTGATCGCCTGCTACAAGGGTCTGTCGGTGGGGGGCGGACCCACCGGTGTCGGAAATGCCGTGAACGAGACCGTGGTGTTCTCCTTCATGGCCTTGTTCTTCATCAACATCGTGATCACCGCGCTCGGAGTGAAGGTGACCGCCAAATGA
- a CDS encoding MCE family protein produces the protein MSNHRDSGPLRRNRTRGSKIDPIWWAPTLFILVAAVIALTAGSFSGSFTPFIPLTLVSDRAGLVMEPGAKVKLRGVQIGQVASIGTDTKAAQLRLKMDPGPFKYLPANLEAEIKSTTAFGSKYVDLIVPEHPSATALKPGAVLHSRNVTVEVNTVFENLQSVVAAIDPAKLNAILSAFAQSVRGKGERIGQAITDANNVLLTVNPRQDTIDKNWRLFGKTTAIYSVAAQYILSILDSAATTSKTLTDDQRSLDSLLLSTVGFSQTGINLIGRNESNIVRSFNLLDPTTALLNKYSPTFTCLFQGAQWYVDHGGRDMLGGNGYSFIMDAALLFGDDPYRYPKHLPKVNATGGPGGRPSCGSLPDPSANYPVRSLVTDTGWGAAPDEIRTTPWVGNPWWANYFPTTKNPPEAPRYNWRGGVPPS, from the coding sequence ATGAGCAATCACCGAGACAGCGGGCCGCTTCGGCGAAATCGAACCCGCGGGAGCAAGATCGACCCGATCTGGTGGGCGCCGACACTGTTCATCCTGGTCGCGGCCGTGATCGCACTCACCGCCGGTTCGTTCTCCGGCAGCTTCACCCCGTTCATCCCGCTGACGCTGGTGTCCGATCGCGCTGGACTGGTGATGGAGCCGGGGGCCAAGGTCAAGCTGCGGGGCGTGCAGATCGGCCAGGTCGCATCGATCGGCACCGACACCAAGGCGGCTCAGCTGCGGTTGAAGATGGATCCGGGTCCGTTCAAATACCTGCCGGCGAACCTCGAGGCCGAAATCAAGTCCACCACGGCATTCGGCTCCAAGTACGTCGATCTGATCGTGCCCGAGCATCCCAGCGCGACGGCACTCAAACCCGGGGCGGTGCTGCACTCGCGCAACGTCACCGTGGAGGTCAACACGGTCTTCGAGAACCTGCAATCGGTGGTCGCCGCCATCGATCCCGCGAAGCTGAACGCGATCCTATCGGCGTTCGCGCAGTCCGTTCGTGGCAAGGGTGAGCGGATCGGGCAGGCGATCACCGACGCGAACAATGTCCTGCTGACCGTCAACCCCCGCCAGGATACGATCGACAAGAACTGGCGGCTGTTCGGCAAGACGACCGCCATCTATTCCGTTGCGGCACAATACATCTTGTCGATCCTCGACTCGGCGGCGACGACGAGCAAGACCCTCACCGACGATCAGCGGTCACTCGATTCACTGTTGCTGTCGACCGTGGGCTTCAGCCAGACCGGCATCAACCTCATCGGCAGAAACGAATCCAACATCGTGCGTTCGTTCAACCTACTGGACCCGACCACCGCATTGCTGAACAAGTATTCGCCGACGTTCACCTGCTTGTTCCAGGGCGCGCAGTGGTACGTGGACCACGGCGGCCGAGACATGCTGGGCGGCAACGGCTATTCGTTCATCATGGACGCTGCCCTGCTATTCGGAGACGACCCGTACCGGTATCCGAAGCATCTGCCCAAGGTCAACGCGACCGGCGGCCCCGGCGGGAGGCCCAGCTGTGGCTCGCTGCCCGATCCGAGCGCGAACTATCCGGTGCGTTCGCTGGTGACCGATACCGGTTGGGGTGCGGCGCCCGACGAGATCCGGACCACTCCGTGGGTCGGTAATCCCTGGTGGGCCAACTACTTCCCGACCACCAAGAACCCGCCCGAAGCCCCGCGGTACAACTGGCGCGGCGGAGTGCCGCCGTCATGA
- a CDS encoding MCE family protein — translation MTISRRTLQTLVTISLTATLTISSVLIGNKMLARVERNTYSAYFTEANGLFIGDEIRVLGVAVGVVDKIEPQPTSSKVTFSVDKDVPVPADARAAILSPSLVTSRAIQLVPAYSGGPRLSPGASIPLNRTAVPVEWDDFRKQLEKLTEALQPTSPGGVNSVGEFVNSAADNLRGNGDTARDSILKLSEAISALGDHADDIFSTVRNLQLLVSALYSSSDLLAEFNQNLASVTKILTNTPNEIGTSVKTLDQALNDVRDLLSDNREAMGVTVDRFASITTALNDSRADIKQILHTTPTVFQNFLNIYQPAQGAMSGIIALSNFADIPQFICNSIEAASRARLARVSKLCLQYINPIIKNRIYNYIPAGINPFVGTQARPNEITYSEDWLRPGYTPPPPPDAPPPADAPPPAPSPVEGQPPAQPPPPPPNSLIDSTQVLRNLLLPVEEP, via the coding sequence ATGACAATCAGCCGGCGCACCCTGCAAACCCTGGTCACCATCAGCCTGACCGCCACGCTGACGATCTCGTCGGTGCTGATCGGCAACAAGATGCTCGCCAGGGTCGAACGCAACACGTACTCGGCCTATTTCACGGAGGCCAACGGCTTGTTCATCGGCGACGAGATCCGAGTGCTCGGTGTCGCGGTCGGCGTCGTGGACAAGATCGAACCACAACCCACCAGCTCCAAGGTTACCTTCTCGGTCGACAAGGATGTGCCGGTCCCGGCCGATGCGCGCGCGGCCATCCTGTCGCCGTCGCTGGTGACATCCCGGGCGATCCAACTAGTGCCCGCGTACTCGGGCGGGCCCAGATTGAGCCCGGGCGCCTCAATTCCGTTGAACCGCACGGCGGTGCCGGTGGAATGGGACGACTTCCGTAAGCAGCTGGAAAAGCTGACCGAAGCGCTGCAGCCCACCAGCCCGGGCGGGGTGAACTCGGTCGGCGAATTCGTCAACTCGGCCGCCGACAACCTGCGCGGCAACGGGGACACCGCTCGGGATTCCATCCTCAAACTCTCCGAAGCGATTTCGGCACTCGGTGATCACGCCGACGACATCTTCAGTACGGTGCGCAATCTGCAGCTGCTGGTGTCGGCGCTGTACTCCAGCAGCGATCTGTTGGCCGAATTCAATCAGAACCTGGCCAGCGTGACGAAAATCCTGACCAATACGCCCAACGAAATCGGCACGTCGGTCAAGACTTTGGACCAGGCGCTCAACGACGTCCGCGACCTACTGTCCGACAACCGTGAGGCCATGGGCGTCACGGTCGATCGGTTCGCGTCCATCACGACCGCGCTGAACGACAGCCGTGCCGACATCAAACAGATTCTGCACACCACGCCCACCGTGTTCCAGAACTTCTTGAACATCTACCAGCCGGCTCAGGGTGCGATGTCCGGGATCATTGCGCTGAGCAACTTCGCCGACATTCCCCAGTTCATTTGCAACTCAATCGAGGCCGCCTCCCGAGCACGGCTGGCCCGGGTATCGAAGTTGTGCCTGCAGTACATCAACCCGATCATCAAGAACCGCATCTACAACTACATACCTGCGGGGATCAACCCATTTGTCGGCACCCAGGCACGGCCGAACGAGATCACCTACAGCGAGGACTGGCTGCGCCCCGGTTATACGCCGCCACCACCTCCGGATGCGCCCCCGCCGGCGGACGCCCCGCCGCCCGCGCCGTCACCCGTCGAGGGGCAGCCACCGGCCCAGCCGCCGCCTCCGCCGCCCAACTCGCTGATCGACTCCACGCAGGTGCTGCGGAACCTGTTGCTCCCGGTGGAGGAGCCATGA
- a CDS encoding MCE family protein — protein sequence MKGISIKALNRQNPVLVGVVGTVIVTCIVLAAFQYDKLPFIKNTRDYSAYFAEAGGIKVGSTVRVSGMGVGRVSDIRLEGTKVRVGFTVRTGIQLGDRTEAAIKTETILGSKMLELTSRGDGKLSGTIPLERTTSPYELPDALGDLTTTISGLDTTQLSSALSTLADTIKETPPNLKPALEGVARFSDTLNGRDAQLRSLLGNANKVSAVLGHRSQQIAGLVANSNALLAALLDERDSIDALMNDITAVSRQVSGLVDDNRKTLKPALDKLNGVLEILDNRKEDIQKTLPKFKRYAMSFGEVLGSGPFFKAYVANLIPGQIGGPVIDADMYDRFLDPNQKLPSEVVDPPTGSPPVPPEQAPVPLWSQPPSPPPSTPPIRTVPPPFPHTLDGQ from the coding sequence ATGAAGGGAATCAGCATCAAAGCGCTCAATCGACAGAACCCGGTCTTGGTGGGAGTGGTCGGCACCGTCATCGTGACGTGCATCGTGCTGGCCGCATTCCAGTACGACAAGCTGCCGTTCATCAAGAACACCAGGGACTACTCGGCCTATTTCGCCGAGGCGGGGGGCATCAAAGTCGGCAGCACCGTTCGGGTTTCCGGCATGGGCGTCGGAAGGGTCTCCGACATCCGTCTGGAGGGCACCAAAGTCCGGGTGGGATTCACGGTCCGCACGGGCATCCAGCTCGGCGACCGCACGGAAGCGGCGATCAAGACGGAAACCATCCTGGGCAGCAAGATGCTGGAGCTCACCTCGCGCGGCGACGGGAAACTCAGCGGCACCATTCCGCTGGAACGCACCACGTCGCCCTATGAGCTTCCGGACGCGCTGGGAGATCTGACGACTACGATCAGTGGGCTGGATACCACCCAATTGTCGTCGGCACTAAGCACATTGGCCGACACCATCAAGGAGACGCCGCCAAATCTCAAGCCGGCGCTGGAGGGTGTGGCCCGGTTCTCGGACACCCTCAACGGCCGGGACGCGCAGCTGCGCAGCCTGCTGGGAAATGCCAACAAGGTCTCCGCGGTGCTCGGCCACCGCAGTCAACAGATCGCCGGCCTGGTGGCGAACTCCAACGCGCTGCTCGCGGCGCTGCTCGACGAGCGGGACTCGATCGACGCGTTGATGAACGACATCACCGCGGTGTCGCGGCAGGTGTCCGGACTCGTCGACGACAACCGCAAGACCCTGAAGCCTGCGCTCGACAAGCTCAACGGGGTGCTCGAGATTCTCGACAACCGCAAGGAAGACATCCAGAAGACCCTGCCCAAGTTCAAACGATATGCAATGTCGTTTGGCGAGGTATTGGGCTCGGGGCCGTTCTTCAAGGCCTATGTGGCCAACCTGATTCCCGGCCAGATCGGCGGGCCGGTCATCGACGCGGATATGTACGACCGGTTCCTGGACCCCAACCAGAAGTTGCCCTCGGAGGTGGTGGACCCGCCGACCGGAAGCCCGCCCGTCCCGCCGGAACAGGCGCCCGTCCCGCTGTGGTCGCAGCCGCCGTCGCCACCTCCTTCGACCCCGCCGATCCGGACCGTCCCACCGCCCTTCCCGCACACATTGGACGGGCAATGA
- a CDS encoding MCE family protein, which produces MRRALGVMLCAAGIAALTSCGWKGLNSFTMPGTAGGGPGAYTIQAQMPDVTTIQENTRVRVDDVNIGNVTKIELQDWHALVTMRINGDIHLPANSTAKLGQTSLLGSQHIELAAPKDEPPVGELKNGSVIPLSRASMYPTTEQTLASVSILLNGGGIGQLQEINQAVAKAFAGREHDMRSLLNQLDVFIAKTNDQTDDIISAAENLNSLAGQFAAKDQVVDKALTTVPKALAVLAEDRTKIADAIDQLGKFSAIAADTIHQSKQSLVNNLRNIAPVLRSLADAGPALTKGLDGLATYPWPTSTVTNWFRGDYANLTMIVDLTLSRIDTGIFTGSRWEGNLTQLELLWGRTIGMQPSPSTGGNPLTFPYHAGGY; this is translated from the coding sequence ATGAGGCGCGCGCTGGGTGTAATGCTCTGCGCGGCAGGCATTGCCGCGCTGACTTCCTGCGGCTGGAAGGGCCTCAATTCGTTCACCATGCCCGGTACCGCCGGCGGGGGGCCGGGCGCCTACACGATCCAGGCGCAAATGCCCGACGTGACGACCATCCAGGAGAACACCCGGGTTCGGGTCGACGACGTCAACATCGGCAACGTCACCAAGATCGAGCTGCAGGACTGGCACGCGCTGGTCACCATGCGCATCAACGGCGATATCCACCTGCCGGCGAACTCGACGGCCAAGCTCGGGCAGACCAGCCTGCTGGGTTCGCAGCACATCGAACTCGCCGCGCCCAAGGATGAGCCGCCGGTCGGCGAACTCAAGAACGGCTCGGTGATCCCGCTGTCGCGCGCGAGCATGTATCCGACCACCGAGCAGACCCTGGCCTCGGTCTCGATCCTGCTCAACGGCGGCGGAATCGGGCAGCTGCAAGAGATCAATCAGGCTGTCGCCAAGGCCTTCGCCGGCCGCGAGCACGACATGCGAAGTCTGCTCAACCAGCTGGACGTGTTCATCGCAAAGACCAACGACCAGACCGACGACATCATCTCCGCCGCCGAGAATCTCAACTCCTTGGCGGGCCAGTTCGCCGCCAAGGATCAGGTCGTCGACAAGGCACTGACGACCGTGCCCAAGGCATTGGCCGTGCTGGCCGAAGATCGCACCAAGATCGCCGATGCGATCGATCAGCTCGGCAAGTTCAGCGCCATCGCGGCCGACACCATCCACCAGAGCAAGCAATCCCTGGTGAATAACCTGCGCAATATCGCGCCGGTGCTGCGATCACTCGCCGATGCCGGACCGGCACTGACCAAGGGCCTGGACGGACTCGCGACCTATCCCTGGCCGACATCAACGGTGACCAACTGGTTTCGCGGCGACTACGCCAACCTCACCATGATCGTCGATTTGACGTTGAGCCGCATAGACACCGGGATCTTCACCGGATCGCGTTGGGAGGGCAACCTCACCCAGCTCGAACTCCTGTGGGGCCGCACCATCGGAATGCAGCCGAGCCCCTCCACTGGAGGCAACCCATTGACCTTTCCGTACCACGCCGGGGGATACTGA